The genomic segment GCCCAGGCCGTGGGCGCCGTGCTCGAATCCGGTGCCCCGATGGTCTCCATCGCGGGTGGTGAGCCACTGATGCACCCTCAGATCCATGAGATCGTGCGCCAGTTGGTGGCGAAGAAGAAGTACGTCTTCCTGTGCACCAACGCGATGCTGATGCGGAAGAAGATGGACAAGTTCACCCCGTCCCCCTACTTCGCGTTCGCCGTGCACATCGACGGCCTGCGCGAGCGGCACGACGAGTCGGTCGCCAAGGAGGGCGTGTTCGACGAAGCGGTGGCGGCGATGAAGGAGGCCAAGCGGCGCGGCTTCCGCGTCACCACCAACTCCACCTTCTTCAACACCGACACCCCGCAGACCATCATCGAGGTCCTCAACTACCTCAACGACGACCTCAAGGTCGACGAGATGATGATCTCGCCCGCCTACGCCTACGAGAAGGCACCCGACCAGGAGCACTTCCTCGGGGTCGAGCAGACCCGCGAACTCTTCAAGAAGACCTTCGCGGGCGGCAACCGGGCGCGCTGGCGCCTGAACCACTCACCGCTCTTCCTCGACTTCCTGGAGGGCAAGGCGGACTTCCCGTGCACCGCCTGGGCGATCCCGAACTACTCGCTCTTCGGCTGGCAGCGCCCCTGCTATCTGATGAGCGACGGATACGTCCCCACGTACCGGGAACTCATCGAGGAGACCGACTGGGACAAGTACGGCCGGGGCAAGGACCCGCGCTGCGCCAACTGCATGGCGCACTGCGGTTACGAGCCCACCGCCGTCCTCGCCACCATGGGGTCGCTCAAGGAGTCCCTGCGCGCCGCACGGGAGACCATCGGCGGAAACCGGTGACGTGACGAACGCCGGAGACCCCGCCGCGCCGGGTCTCCCCGCGCCGCCGGCCCGGCCATCGGAGGCGCGCCGCACCTCGCGGCGTGTACCAGGCCGGGCCGGCGGCGGTCGGCACGCTGACGCCGGGGAGGGCCGGGACGCGGTCCGGGGGCCGTCGCCGGCGCGGCCCGCGGAGGAGGAGGGCCTCGGGCCGCGGATTCCGCAGGCGCAACAGATGACGGACATCGGGACAGCACCGGGGGCCCCGGCCGTCACCGTCAGCTGAGAACCGGACCAGAGAGGGGGCCCGTACGTGACGATTCTGGAGCACATCCGGGGGCCGCACGACCTCAAGGAGCTGAGCGAAGCCGAACTCGGCGAACTCACCGAAGACATAAGGACGTTCCTGGTCCAGGAGGTCGCCGGGACAGGCGGTCATCTCGGACCCGACCTCGGCGTGGTGGAGCTTTCCGTGGCCCTGCACCGGGCCTTCGACTCGCCCGCGGACCGCATCCTGTGGGACACCGGCCACCAGAGCTACGTGCACAAGCTCCTCACCGGGCGTCAGGACTTCTCGAAGCTGCGCCGCAGGGGCGGCCTCTTCGGCTACCCCTCCCGCGAGGAGTCCGAGCACGACGTCATCGAGAACTCGCACGCCTCGACCGTGCTCGGGTGGGCCGACGGCCTCGCCAAGGCCAACGAGGTGCTGAAGCGGGACGACCACGTCGTCGCGGTCATCGGCGACGGCGCGCTCACCGGGGGCATGGCCTGGGAGGCGCTGAACAACATCGCGGCGGCGGGCGACCGTCCGCTGATCATCGTGGTGAACGACAACGGGCGCTCGTACGCGCCGACCATCGGCGGCCTCGCGAACCACCTCGCCACCCCGCGTACCACCGACGGCTACGAGCGCTTCCTGTCCCGGGCCAAGGGCGTCCTCCAGCAGACCCCCGTCGTCGGACAGCCGCTGTACGGATCGCTGCACGGTGCGAAGAAGGGCCTCAAGGACGCCTTCGCACCGCAGGGCATGTTCGAGGACCTGGGGCTGAAGTACGTCGGTCCGGTCGACGGCCACGACATCGCCGCCGTCGAGTCGGCGCTCCACCGCGCGAAACGTTTCCACGGCCCGGTGCTGGTGCACTGCCTCACCGAGAAGGGCCGGGGCCACCGGCCGGCACTGGAGGACGAGGCCGACCGCTTCCACACGGTCGGCGCGATGGACCCGCGGACCTGCGCCCCGCTCGCGCCGCCCCCCGCCGCGTCCTGGACCTCGGTGTTCGGCTCGGAGATCGCCGCGCCGCGCGACGCCGACCGGCTCCGCGCCGAACTGCGCGAGGCGGTCGGCATCGACGTCGCGCCGACCGTGATCCGCTTCCCCGAGGAGTCGGTGGGGGAGCCGGTTCCCGCCGTCGACCGGATCGGCGGCATGGACGTGCTGCACCGCGCACCGGACCCGGACGTCCTGCTCGTCGCGGTCGGTGTCCTCGCCCCCGCCTGTCCGGGGGCCGCCGAACTGCTCGCGGAACGCGGTATCCGCTGCACCGTCGTCGATCCACGCTGGGTCAAACCCGTCGACGAACAGCTCGCCCCGCTTGCCGCCCGGCACCGCCTGGTGACGGTGGCCGAGGACAACAGCCGTTCGGGCGGGGTGGGCCGGGCGATCGCTCAGGCGCTGCGCGACGCCGGGGTCGACGTACCGCTGCGGACCCTGGGAATCCCCGAGCAGTTCATCGGGCACGCGAAACGCACTGAGATACTGGCCGACACAGGTCTCACCCCGGTCGAGATCGCCGGCCGGATCGGCGAGGCCCTGGCCGCCGGCCGGTCCACCGGGCGGTCCACCGGGCGGGACGGGTCCGCCGCTGTGAACACGGGTAAGGAGAGCGGGGAATGAAGGACGACGAGCCCAAGGGCTTCGATCTGGCGCAGCTCCTCGCGGAGCGCGGCGCCGAGCGCTACGAACTGCACACGAAGCATCTCAACCACCAACTCCCGCGCATGCTCCGCACGATCGGCTTCGACAAGTTCTACGAGCGCGCCGAGGGCGCACACTTCTGGGACGCCGACGGCAACGACTACCTCGACATGCTCGCGGGCTTCGGCGTGATGGGGCTCGGCCGCCACCACCCCGTCGTACGCAAGGCGCTGCACGACGTGCTCGACGCCTCACTCGCCGATCTCACCCGGTTCGACTGCCAGCCGCTGCCGGGACTGCTGGCGGAACGGCTGCTCACCCACAGTCCGCATCTGGACCGGGTGTTCTTCGGGAACAGCGGTACGGAAGCCGTCGAGACCGCGCTGAAATTCGCCCGGTACGCCACCGGAAAGCCCAGAATCCTCTACTGCGAGCACGCCTTCCACGGCCTGACGACCGGCTCGCTCTCGGTCAACGGGGAGGACGGGTTCCGGGACGGCTTCGCCCCGCTGCTGCCGGACACGGCGATCGCGCTCGGTGACCTGGACGCGCTGCGGCGCGAGTTGGCGCGCGGTGACGTGGCGGCCCTGGTCGTCGAGCCGATCCAGGGCAAGGGCGTGCACGCGGCGCCGCCCGGCTTTCTGCTCGCCGCCCAGGAACTGCTGCGCCGGCACAAGGCGTTGCTCATCGCCGACGAGGTGCAGACCGGCCTCGGCAGGACCGGCGACTTCTACGCGTACCAGCACGACGAGGGCGTCGAACCGGACCTGATCTGTGTCGCCAAGGCGCTCTCCGGCGGCTACGTTCCGGTCGGGGCGACGCTCGGCAAGGACTGGATCTTCAAGAAGGTCTACTCGTCGATGGACCGCGTGCTGGTCCACTCCGCGAGCTTCGGCTCCAACGCACAGGCCATGGCGGCCGGGCTCGCGGTGCTCGCCGTGATGGAGGACGAGGAGACCGTCGCCAACGCCAGGCGGACCGGTGATCTGCTGCGCGAACGGCTGGCCGCGCTCGTCGACCGCTATGAGCTGCTGCACGAGGTCCGGGGCCGTGGACTGATGATCGGCATCGAGTTCGGCCGCCCCACCTCGCTCAAGCTCCGCGGCCGCTGGGCCATGCTCCAGGCCGCCCGCAAGGGGCTCTTCGCGCAGATGGTCGTCGTACCGCTGCTCCAGCGGCACCGCATCCTGACCCAGGTGTCCGGGGACCATCTGGAAGTGATCAAGCTGATTCCGCCGCTGGTCATCGGGGAGCCGGAGGTGGACAGGTTCGTCACCGCGTTCACCGCTGTGATGGACGACGCGCACAGTGGTGGCGGCCTGATGTGGGACTTCGGCCGGACACTGGTGAAGCAGGCGGTCGCCAACCGCTGACCGGTCCGTCCGGTGCGGACAGGGAGGCGCGCGGAAGGGGCCCGTCTCCCGGGGATTCGTCCTTCCGGAATTCGCCTCCCGGGTTTGCCTCTCGGGCAAGAAATTTGCCTGAGAGGAAAGTTCCTGGCCCAATGGGGGCATGAACCCTCCGGACACGGCGACCGCCGACGAGCTTCCCGGAATCGCGCCACGCCTGCGCGATCTGCGCCGCGGCCGTGGTCTCACCCTGGAGACCGCGGCGCAGTGGGCCGGGCTCTCACCCGCCCATCTCTCCCGGCTCGAAACGGGCCATCGGCAGCCCTCGCTTCCGATGCTGCTCGGGCTTGCCAGGATCTACGGTACGACGGTCTCCGAACTGCTCGGTGAGATGCCCCCCGAACGTGACGCGATCGTCCGGGGCCGCCGGATGGAGAGGGCCGAGGCCGACGGCTGGACGTACCAGCAGGCCGGTGGTTCCGGACGGGCGATGCAGGCGCTGCGCGTCCGGGTTCCCTACGGGACGCAGGGCGATCTGGTGCGTGTCCACCCCGGTGAGGAGTGGCTGTACGTGCTGGAAGGGCCGCTCCGGGTGATCCTCGGGGACACCGTGCACGATCTGACCGCGGGTGACAGTGCGCACTTCGACTCACTGACCCCGCACCGGATCGCGGCGGTCGACCGCGGTGGTGCGGAACTGCTCTTCGTCCACACCCTGCTGCAGAGCCCCGCTGCCGAGCTGTGTCTCGGCAGCGGGGCACATCCTCGCTGAAGTCGCTGAAGCGTGGCGGGCATCCCCGTCGCCGCAGCCGTCGAGAGAGAAGGCCGCCATGTCCGAGGAGCACGACCCGCTCACCCCGAAGTCCCTGAAGTACGACCCCATCGAGCGGAAGATGCCGCGCGGGCTCGTCATCCGGCTGGTCGCCTATCTGGTGGCCGGACACGTCATCGCGGGGTTCATCTATCTGCTGTTCACCGTGGGAATGCACAACCAGTAGGGGCTGCCTCGTCGTCCCTGGTGGAAGAGCGCGGCGGTCGTCACGCCGCGTCGAGAAGGTGCTCGCGCAGCCGCTCACGAATGCGTGGAGTGATCTTCAGCCCCTCGGAGAGATAACGGTCGGTGCCGCCCCACGTCTCGTCGATCGCGCCGAAGGCCGCGGAGAGGTACGCGGCGCGGGCGTCGAGAAGCGGACCGAGCAGTTCCATCACCTCGGCGGACGTCCCGGCCGCCGAGGTGCGGCGCACCCGGTAGCGGTGGTGCGCGTCGTTGGACTTCAGATAGTCGGTCTCGATCGCGTCCCGCTCGACACCCACGGCGAGCAGTGTGACGGCTGTCGAGAGCCCCGCCCGGTCCTTGCCCGCCGCGCAGTGCAGCAACGCGGGCACGCCGTCCTCGGCCAGCGTGCGCAGGACGCGGCCGTGCTCGGTGGTGCGGGTGCGGATCATCTCGCGGTACGAGGCGGTCATCCGGTCCACCGCCCTCCCACCGCTCAGGAGCGAACGCAGCTGTTCGAGGCTGCCGCTGCGCACCATCCGCCAGAACTCGGCGCCGTCGGCGGGGTCGGAGAGCGGGATGTTCAGATGCCGTACGCCGGGCAGCGCCACGTCATGACCGTCGAGCCGCTGATCCGCGGCGTTGCGGAAGTCGAAGACCGTGTGCAGGCCGAGCCCGCTCAGGAACGCCGTGTCGTCGGCGGTGGCACCGGCCAGATGCCCGCTGCGGAAGAGACGCCCGTACCGCACCTTCCGCCCGTCGGCTGTCGGCAGTCCACCCACGTCACGGAAATTGCGGACACCCGCCAGTCGGGGTTCCGCCGACGGGATCTGCGGCGACTGCTGTGTCACAGGGGCCTCCTGGAATGTCGGCTCGGGCGGGCTCGTCGATGCGGGGCCGCCCGCGACCCTACGACACCGGTCCGGCGGGCGGCCATGGTGCGGCCGTCGTCTTGCCGGAGCCGTCCTGGACTCGTTCCCGCACCCGTTCGCGCACTGCCCCTGAGCCGTTTCGCCCTATTTGGAGATGAATTGACCGGGGTCACACGGTCCGAGTCGCGGGGGTCGGCTGTCTTCATGATCGCGACATGTCCATATTGGGTTATTTGAAGCGCCATGAGGTATTTGCGGCAGTAATAGCCTCGGGCGGGTGAGCGGGATCATATCCGTGACGGTGTGTGGCGGGTGGGCCGAGGGGGAATCCGGGCGCCGCGCGGAAATTCAAGATCGGTAATCCACGGAGTGTGACGGCGCTTCCGTAACGAAATAGAAGTGCGGATTCCGGAACGCAACCGATGGCTTGTTCCTGTCGTCCTCACTCGCTTACGGTCACCCTCAATCCGGTCGGACCGCCTAATCCTGCCGCCGTCCGGAATTCCCATCTACTCGTACGTGGCAGGAGCGGGGGACCCAGGTAAGCCGCTGTCCGGAGAAGTCCGGACGGCTCGGGGTGAAGTCGCGCAGCAACGCGGCCGGGCATCTCCAGCCCGAACCCGACAGCTCACCTCGCAGGCGTCGGAGAGGAACGCACCATGCCCTCAACGGGTAAGCACCGTCGTATCAAGACCGGCCCCATCTCCCGTGGCGTCATCGCCGCGGGGACCGGCGGCGCGGTCATCGCGCTTCCGCTGATCGGCGCCACCGGCGCGCACGCCGCCGAGAAGGCCGCGCCCGCCACCGCGACGCCCGCCGCGGCCTCGCACGCGGCCCCGGTCGCCCCGGTGGCGAAGAAGCAGTCCTCGACGAAGACCTACTCCGTGGTCTCCGGCGACTATCTGTCGAAGATCGCCGCCGAGCACAAGGTCAAGGGCGGCTGGCAGAAGCTGTACCAGGACAACCGCCAGGTCGTCGGCGAGAACCCGAGCCTGATCTTCCCCGGCATGAAGCTGACCCTCGGTGCCAAGTCGGCCGGGTCCGCGGCGTCCACCGGATCGAAGACCCACTCGGCGCCCTCGCACTCGCACTCCTCGAAGCCGTCCTCCTCTCCGGCGAAGAAGCCGTCGTCGGCGGGCACCTCGGCCTCGAACTCGTCGACCTCCGCCTCGACCTCCTCGTCGACCTCCTCGTCGTCCAACGGGACCGGCACCTCGAAGCCGGCCGACCAGGGCAGCGCCACCGGTTACATCGCCCCCGTCAACGCCCCCGTGACCACGTCCTACCGGGCCTCCGGCTCCAGCTGGTCCAGCGGCAGCCACACCGGGATCGACTTCTCGGCCGCCTCCGGCACGAGCGTGAAGGCGATCGCCTCCGGCACCGTCGTCACGGCCGGCTGGGGTGGCGCCTACGGCAACCAGGTCGTCATCAAGCACGCCGACGGCCACTACTCGCAGTACGGCCACATGTCCTCGCTCTCCGTCTCCGCGGGCCAGAGCGTGAGCGTCGGCCAGCAGATCGGGCTCTC from the Streptomyces sp. AM 4-1-1 genome contains:
- the hpnH gene encoding adenosyl-hopene transferase HpnH, with the protein product MAMPLRQSIKVATYLFEQKLRKREKFPLIVELEPLFACNLACEGCGKIQHPAGVLKQRMPVAQAVGAVLESGAPMVSIAGGEPLMHPQIHEIVRQLVAKKKYVFLCTNAMLMRKKMDKFTPSPYFAFAVHIDGLRERHDESVAKEGVFDEAVAAMKEAKRRGFRVTTNSTFFNTDTPQTIIEVLNYLNDDLKVDEMMISPAYAYEKAPDQEHFLGVEQTRELFKKTFAGGNRARWRLNHSPLFLDFLEGKADFPCTAWAIPNYSLFGWQRPCYLMSDGYVPTYRELIEETDWDKYGRGKDPRCANCMAHCGYEPTAVLATMGSLKESLRAARETIGGNR
- a CDS encoding 1-deoxy-D-xylulose-5-phosphate synthase N-terminal domain-containing protein encodes the protein MTILEHIRGPHDLKELSEAELGELTEDIRTFLVQEVAGTGGHLGPDLGVVELSVALHRAFDSPADRILWDTGHQSYVHKLLTGRQDFSKLRRRGGLFGYPSREESEHDVIENSHASTVLGWADGLAKANEVLKRDDHVVAVIGDGALTGGMAWEALNNIAAAGDRPLIIVVNDNGRSYAPTIGGLANHLATPRTTDGYERFLSRAKGVLQQTPVVGQPLYGSLHGAKKGLKDAFAPQGMFEDLGLKYVGPVDGHDIAAVESALHRAKRFHGPVLVHCLTEKGRGHRPALEDEADRFHTVGAMDPRTCAPLAPPPAASWTSVFGSEIAAPRDADRLRAELREAVGIDVAPTVIRFPEESVGEPVPAVDRIGGMDVLHRAPDPDVLLVAVGVLAPACPGAAELLAERGIRCTVVDPRWVKPVDEQLAPLAARHRLVTVAEDNSRSGGVGRAIAQALRDAGVDVPLRTLGIPEQFIGHAKRTEILADTGLTPVEIAGRIGEALAAGRSTGRSTGRDGSAAVNTGKESGE
- a CDS encoding DUF6126 family protein, which encodes MSEEHDPLTPKSLKYDPIERKMPRGLVIRLVAYLVAGHVIAGFIYLLFTVGMHNQ
- a CDS encoding tyrosine-protein phosphatase, producing the protein MTQQSPQIPSAEPRLAGVRNFRDVGGLPTADGRKVRYGRLFRSGHLAGATADDTAFLSGLGLHTVFDFRNAADQRLDGHDVALPGVRHLNIPLSDPADGAEFWRMVRSGSLEQLRSLLSGGRAVDRMTASYREMIRTRTTEHGRVLRTLAEDGVPALLHCAAGKDRAGLSTAVTLLAVGVERDAIETDYLKSNDAHHRYRVRRTSAAGTSAEVMELLGPLLDARAAYLSAAFGAIDETWGGTDRYLSEGLKITPRIRERLREHLLDAA
- a CDS encoding LysM peptidoglycan-binding domain-containing M23 family metallopeptidase — protein: MPSTGKHRRIKTGPISRGVIAAGTGGAVIALPLIGATGAHAAEKAAPATATPAAASHAAPVAPVAKKQSSTKTYSVVSGDYLSKIAAEHKVKGGWQKLYQDNRQVVGENPSLIFPGMKLTLGAKSAGSAASTGSKTHSAPSHSHSSKPSSSPAKKPSSAGTSASNSSTSASTSSSTSSSSNGTGTSKPADQGSATGYIAPVNAPVTTSYRASGSSWSSGSHTGIDFSAASGTSVKAIASGTVVTAGWGGAYGNQVVIKHADGHYSQYGHMSSLSVSAGQSVSVGQQIGLSGATGNATGPHLHFEVRTGPEYGSDIDPLGYLRSHGVSV
- a CDS encoding XRE family transcriptional regulator, producing the protein MNPPDTATADELPGIAPRLRDLRRGRGLTLETAAQWAGLSPAHLSRLETGHRQPSLPMLLGLARIYGTTVSELLGEMPPERDAIVRGRRMERAEADGWTYQQAGGSGRAMQALRVRVPYGTQGDLVRVHPGEEWLYVLEGPLRVILGDTVHDLTAGDSAHFDSLTPHRIAAVDRGGAELLFVHTLLQSPAAELCLGSGAHPR
- a CDS encoding aspartate aminotransferase family protein codes for the protein MKDDEPKGFDLAQLLAERGAERYELHTKHLNHQLPRMLRTIGFDKFYERAEGAHFWDADGNDYLDMLAGFGVMGLGRHHPVVRKALHDVLDASLADLTRFDCQPLPGLLAERLLTHSPHLDRVFFGNSGTEAVETALKFARYATGKPRILYCEHAFHGLTTGSLSVNGEDGFRDGFAPLLPDTAIALGDLDALRRELARGDVAALVVEPIQGKGVHAAPPGFLLAAQELLRRHKALLIADEVQTGLGRTGDFYAYQHDEGVEPDLICVAKALSGGYVPVGATLGKDWIFKKVYSSMDRVLVHSASFGSNAQAMAAGLAVLAVMEDEETVANARRTGDLLRERLAALVDRYELLHEVRGRGLMIGIEFGRPTSLKLRGRWAMLQAARKGLFAQMVVVPLLQRHRILTQVSGDHLEVIKLIPPLVIGEPEVDRFVTAFTAVMDDAHSGGGLMWDFGRTLVKQAVANR